The Phycisphaeraceae bacterium genome includes a window with the following:
- the hrpA gene encoding ATP-dependent RNA helicase HrpA, translated as MPRSDQVDWTRLTARLDRVMAADRAHLKDLIKRCQNAERDGHAYDQHRARLDQRIEASQARYENRRARRPAISYPVDLPITAHADQIADLIRDHQAIVICGETGSGKSTQLPMIALQAGRGVSGLIGHTQPRRIAARSVAARVAEELGSPLGRDVGFKIRFTDTTSADGYIKVMTDGVLLAELQSDPLLTAYDTLIIDEAHERSLNIDFLLAALRRILDRRTDLKLLMTSATIDPKRFSDHFATQGKPAPIVEVAGRSYPVDVRYRPVEPTESNPEGDPTRALMDAIDEAFHDGPGDVLVFVATERDVRETSRLLRGRYETKRSNSVDILPLYARLTSPEQNRVFRAHQRRRIVIATNVAESSITVPGVRYVVDTGLARISRFSSRARVQRLPIEPVSKASADQRKGRCGRVGPGVCIRLFSEEDYEAREAYTPPEILRTNLAAVILRSMGLGLGTLERLPLLEQPRPTRISDGRKTLYELGAIDNNGKLSRIGQQLARMPVDPRVGRMVFAADRENALSEVIIIAAALEVGDPRDRPAEQTTQADAAHDRFADERSDFMAYLELWDFYHDLKDKLSRNQLRKACAQNFLSPTRMHEWTEIHRQLREVALAGGLKPQPRKDDFDAIHRSLLTGLLSGLAYLKDEREYIGAGNQKLVLWPGSGLAKRKPKWIVAAELVETTRRFARTVAQVDPNWIEPLAEHLIKRSYREPLWDRAAGSVMADERVSLFGLPVIPKRRVRYGRIDPQASRKIFIHQALVAGDVDLIDKAFQANRELVGQIEVLEAKARKRGLLAESHAIYDYYDKTLPAGVFDVVTLRQWLKQERQRNPNAMRMSRKDALKEDADWVTPEAFPDTIRFGRLDLPLVYRLEPGDQRDGVTVEVPREAVGQLDAHRINWLVPGLLPEKIESLIRLLPKETRRRLVPAPEIARKAASLLAFGHGGFREALARTLTDLAQAPVEANWINTTRVEPHLRMAIEVFDAQGKSLMVSRDLSEVRRRFGLDLDSEVIPDDQASPWPRVGITRWDFDDLPESIEVKRGGLTLRAFPVLRDERQTVSLRLMQDPDQAHAEMMRGLIRLISLQIESGLRHRLRHDLRMDKLRLDFATLGDSRTLESQLIDRIIERAYLDDGIPIRRRSAYESRLDRGWNRLEPVTDDILTRTQAILTHWQKACLAADRVQRREPSAAADLNGQIGYLIQPAFLIRTPWPWLAQFPRYLRAAELRVEKIERGEAGRDRQQMKRLAFWWNRYAKRATEHRAASLHDDQLDHLRWMLEEYRVSLFAQELGTAVAISDRKLEDQWARVKG; from the coding sequence ATGCCACGGAGCGATCAGGTTGATTGGACACGACTCACCGCCCGACTCGACCGAGTCATGGCCGCAGATCGCGCCCACCTCAAAGACCTGATTAAACGCTGCCAAAACGCCGAGCGCGATGGCCACGCTTACGACCAGCACCGCGCACGCCTCGATCAGCGGATCGAAGCCTCTCAAGCACGCTACGAAAACAGACGCGCCCGGCGGCCAGCGATCAGCTACCCCGTTGACCTACCCATCACTGCTCATGCCGATCAAATCGCCGACCTCATCAGGGATCACCAGGCCATCGTTATCTGCGGAGAGACCGGCTCCGGCAAATCAACCCAGCTCCCCATGATCGCCCTCCAGGCAGGCCGAGGCGTCAGCGGGCTCATCGGCCACACCCAGCCAAGACGGATCGCCGCCCGATCGGTCGCCGCGCGCGTCGCCGAAGAGCTTGGCTCACCGCTTGGCCGCGACGTCGGGTTCAAAATCCGCTTCACCGACACCACCTCTGCCGACGGCTATATCAAAGTCATGACCGATGGCGTCCTGCTCGCCGAACTCCAGAGCGACCCACTGCTGACCGCCTACGACACCCTAATCATCGACGAAGCCCACGAACGCTCCCTTAACATCGACTTCCTCCTCGCCGCACTCCGCAGAATCCTCGACCGACGCACCGACCTCAAGCTCCTGATGACCTCGGCCACCATCGACCCCAAACGCTTCAGCGATCACTTCGCCACCCAAGGCAAACCCGCCCCCATCGTCGAAGTCGCCGGCCGCAGCTACCCCGTCGATGTCCGTTACCGACCCGTCGAACCCACGGAATCAAACCCCGAAGGGGACCCCACACGCGCCCTCATGGATGCCATCGACGAAGCCTTCCACGATGGCCCCGGCGATGTCCTCGTCTTCGTCGCTACCGAACGTGATGTCCGTGAAACCTCCCGACTGCTCCGCGGACGGTATGAAACCAAACGATCCAACAGCGTCGATATCCTTCCTCTCTACGCACGGCTCACCAGCCCCGAACAGAACCGCGTCTTCCGGGCTCACCAACGCCGACGTATCGTCATCGCCACCAACGTCGCCGAATCCTCCATCACCGTCCCCGGCGTGCGCTACGTCGTCGATACCGGGCTCGCCCGCATCAGCCGCTTCTCTTCAAGAGCCCGCGTCCAGCGATTGCCCATCGAACCGGTCTCGAAAGCCTCCGCCGACCAGCGCAAAGGACGCTGCGGCCGCGTCGGACCCGGCGTCTGCATCAGACTTTTTAGCGAAGAAGACTACGAAGCCCGCGAGGCCTACACCCCACCCGAAATCCTGCGCACCAACCTCGCCGCCGTCATCCTCAGGTCCATGGGCCTCGGCCTGGGCACCCTCGAACGCCTGCCTCTTTTAGAACAGCCCCGTCCCACCCGGATCAGCGATGGCCGTAAAACCCTCTACGAACTCGGAGCCATCGACAACAACGGCAAGCTCTCGCGCATCGGCCAGCAACTCGCGCGAATGCCCGTTGACCCACGCGTCGGTCGCATGGTCTTTGCAGCCGACCGGGAAAATGCCCTCAGCGAGGTCATCATCATCGCCGCAGCCCTCGAGGTAGGCGACCCCAGAGACCGACCCGCCGAACAGACCACCCAGGCCGACGCCGCCCACGATCGGTTCGCAGACGAACGCAGCGACTTCATGGCCTACCTCGAACTCTGGGATTTCTATCACGACCTCAAGGATAAACTCTCCCGTAATCAACTTCGAAAAGCCTGCGCCCAAAACTTCCTCTCTCCGACGCGCATGCACGAATGGACCGAGATTCACCGCCAACTCCGCGAGGTCGCCCTCGCCGGCGGACTCAAGCCCCAGCCAAGGAAAGACGACTTCGACGCCATCCACCGCTCTCTCCTGACCGGCCTGCTCAGCGGATTGGCTTACCTCAAGGACGAGCGCGAGTACATCGGCGCTGGCAATCAGAAACTCGTCCTCTGGCCCGGGTCCGGACTCGCAAAACGCAAGCCCAAGTGGATCGTCGCCGCAGAGCTGGTCGAAACCACACGCCGCTTCGCCCGCACCGTTGCCCAGGTCGATCCCAACTGGATCGAACCACTCGCAGAGCACCTCATCAAGCGCAGCTACCGCGAGCCGCTATGGGATCGCGCCGCCGGCAGTGTTATGGCCGACGAGCGCGTCTCGCTCTTCGGCCTCCCGGTCATTCCAAAACGTCGCGTCCGCTACGGCCGTATTGATCCCCAGGCCAGTCGTAAGATCTTCATCCACCAAGCCCTCGTCGCTGGTGATGTCGATCTGATCGATAAAGCCTTCCAGGCCAACCGCGAACTCGTCGGCCAGATCGAAGTCCTCGAAGCCAAAGCCCGAAAACGCGGTCTCCTCGCCGAATCCCACGCCATCTACGACTACTACGACAAAACACTTCCCGCTGGCGTCTTCGATGTCGTCACACTCCGCCAATGGCTCAAGCAGGAGCGACAACGCAACCCCAACGCCATGCGCATGAGCCGCAAGGACGCCCTCAAAGAGGATGCCGACTGGGTCACGCCCGAAGCCTTCCCCGACACCATCCGCTTCGGCCGACTCGACCTGCCCCTGGTCTACCGACTCGAACCCGGCGATCAACGCGATGGCGTCACCGTCGAGGTCCCGCGCGAGGCCGTCGGCCAGCTCGACGCCCACCGCATCAACTGGCTTGTTCCGGGACTGCTACCCGAAAAGATCGAAAGCCTTATCCGCCTGCTCCCCAAGGAAACCCGACGACGCCTTGTCCCCGCCCCAGAGATCGCACGCAAGGCCGCTAGCCTCCTCGCCTTCGGCCACGGCGGCTTCCGCGAAGCCCTCGCCCGAACACTCACTGATCTCGCCCAGGCACCTGTCGAAGCCAACTGGATCAACACCACCCGCGTCGAACCACACCTCCGCATGGCCATCGAAGTCTTTGACGCGCAAGGCAAGTCACTCATGGTCAGCCGAGACCTCAGCGAGGTCCGTCGCCGCTTCGGCCTCGATCTCGACTCCGAGGTCATCCCGGATGACCAAGCCTCGCCCTGGCCCCGCGTCGGCATCACCCGCTGGGACTTCGACGACCTCCCCGAATCCATTGAAGTCAAACGTGGCGGTTTGACCCTCCGTGCCTTCCCGGTCCTTCGAGATGAAAGGCAGACCGTCTCGCTCCGCCTGATGCAGGACCCCGACCAGGCCCACGCTGAGATGATGCGCGGACTGATCCGGCTCATCAGTCTCCAGATCGAGAGCGGACTTCGCCATCGCCTACGCCACGACCTCCGCATGGACAAACTGCGCCTCGACTTCGCCACCCTGGGCGACAGCCGAACCCTCGAGTCACAACTCATCGACCGCATCATCGAACGTGCTTACCTCGACGATGGCATCCCGATCCGACGCCGCTCTGCCTACGAGTCCCGACTCGACCGCGGCTGGAATCGACTTGAGCCCGTTACCGATGACATCCTCACCCGCACACAAGCCATCCTCACCCACTGGCAGAAGGCCTGTCTCGCAGCCGATCGAGTTCAGCGGCGCGAACCCTCTGCCGCAGCCGACCTCAATGGACAGATCGGCTACCTCATCCAACCTGCCTTCCTGATCCGCACACCATGGCCCTGGCTCGCCCAGTTCCCCCGATACCTCCGCGCCGCCGAACTCCGTGTCGAGAAAATCGAACGCGGCGAAGCCGGTCGCGATCGCCAACAGATGAAGCGGCTCGCCTTCTGGTGGAACCGCTACGCCAAACGCGCCACCGAACACCGCGCCGCCAGCCTCCACGATGACCAACTCGACCACCTCCGCTGGATGCTCGAAGAGTACCGCGTATCCCTCTTCGCCCAGGAACTGGGCACCGCCGTCGCCATCTCAGACCGCAAGCTCGAAGACCAATGGGCCCGCGTCAAAGGCTGA
- the groL gene encoding chaperonin GroEL (60 kDa chaperone family; promotes refolding of misfolded polypeptides especially under stressful conditions; forms two stacked rings of heptamers to form a barrel-shaped 14mer; ends can be capped by GroES; misfolded proteins enter the barrel where they are refolded when GroES binds) — translation MAAKDLVFETEARKKLLAGVQKLSAAVKSTLGPRGRNAVIDKSWGGPTVTKDGVTVAEEIELLDPDENMGAQLVKEAASKTSDKAGDGTTTSTVLAEALVKEGLRQITAGADANALVRGMKIGVEQVVASIGKLAKPIDATRKDDIANVAAISANNDMTIGKIMADAFMKVGKDGVITVEEGKSLETYVDVVEGMQFDRGFLSPNFVTDQDAMAAELEKAFILVYEDKIDTIQKLVPVLEKIQGTKRPLLVIAEDVSGEALATLVINKLRGVLNVCAVKAPGYGDRRKAMLQDIAVLTGGTAIMKDLGIDLDKVELEHLGVAKKITIDADNTTIIEGAGDSKQIQARIEQIRREIETTSSDYDREKLQERLAKLAGGVAQIYVGAASEAELKEKKARVEDALHATRAAVEEGIVPGGGVSFIRAIDALSKLKVNSEDEQVGIDVVRRALQVPLRTIADNAGERGTVVVQKVAAGKGSFGFDALKLEYTDLVERGIITPAKVDRTALQNASSVASLLLTCDCTVTSIPEDEPAGAGAGGPGGMGGMGGGMPGMGGMGGMGGMPGMM, via the coding sequence ATGGCCGCCAAAGACCTCGTATTTGAAACCGAAGCACGCAAAAAACTCCTGGCTGGCGTTCAAAAGCTCTCCGCCGCCGTCAAGAGCACCCTCGGCCCCCGTGGCCGTAACGCGGTGATCGACAAGAGCTGGGGCGGACCAACCGTCACCAAAGATGGCGTCACCGTTGCCGAAGAAATCGAACTCCTCGACCCCGACGAGAACATGGGCGCCCAGCTCGTCAAAGAAGCCGCCAGCAAGACCTCCGACAAGGCTGGCGACGGGACCACGACCTCGACCGTCCTCGCCGAAGCCCTCGTCAAGGAAGGGCTCCGCCAGATCACCGCAGGTGCCGATGCCAATGCCCTGGTCCGCGGGATGAAGATCGGCGTCGAGCAGGTCGTCGCCAGCATCGGTAAGCTCGCCAAGCCCATCGACGCCACCCGCAAGGACGACATCGCCAACGTCGCCGCCATCAGCGCCAACAACGACATGACCATCGGCAAGATCATGGCCGATGCGTTTATGAAGGTCGGCAAGGACGGCGTCATCACCGTCGAAGAAGGCAAGAGCCTCGAAACCTACGTCGATGTCGTCGAAGGCATGCAGTTCGACCGCGGCTTCCTCAGCCCCAACTTCGTCACCGACCAGGACGCCATGGCCGCCGAACTCGAAAAGGCCTTCATCCTCGTCTACGAAGATAAGATCGACACCATCCAGAAACTGGTCCCCGTCCTCGAAAAGATTCAGGGAACCAAGCGTCCGCTCCTGGTCATCGCCGAAGACGTCTCTGGCGAAGCCCTCGCCACCCTCGTCATCAATAAGCTCCGCGGCGTCCTCAATGTCTGTGCCGTCAAGGCTCCGGGCTACGGCGACCGCCGCAAAGCCATGCTCCAGGACATCGCCGTTCTCACCGGCGGCACCGCCATCATGAAGGACCTCGGCATCGACCTCGACAAGGTCGAACTCGAGCACCTCGGCGTGGCCAAGAAGATCACCATCGACGCCGACAACACCACCATCATCGAGGGCGCTGGCGACTCGAAGCAGATACAGGCCCGCATCGAGCAGATCCGCCGCGAGATCGAGACCACCTCCAGCGACTACGACCGCGAGAAACTGCAGGAACGCCTCGCCAAGCTCGCTGGCGGCGTCGCCCAGATCTACGTCGGAGCCGCCTCCGAAGCCGAACTCAAAGAGAAGAAGGCACGCGTCGAAGACGCCCTCCACGCCACCCGCGCCGCCGTCGAAGAAGGCATCGTCCCCGGCGGCGGAGTCAGCTTCATCCGTGCCATCGACGCCCTCTCGAAGCTCAAAGTCAACTCCGAGGACGAACAGGTCGGCATCGACGTCGTGCGGCGTGCCCTACAAGTGCCACTCCGAACCATCGCCGACAACGCCGGCGAACGCGGAACCGTCGTTGTTCAGAAAGTCGCCGCAGGCAAGGGTTCCTTCGGCTTCGACGCCCTCAAACTCGAATACACCGACCTAGTTGAGCGTGGCATCATCACCCCCGCCAAAGTTGACCGTACCGCCCTGCAAAACGCCTCCTCTGTTGCCTCGCTTCTGCTGACCTGCGATTGCACCGTCACCTCCATCCCTGAAGACGAGCCCGCCGGTGCTGGTGCTGGCGGCCCGGGTGGAATGGGTGGAATGGGCGGCGGCATGCCGGGCATGGGTGGAATGGGCGGTATGGGTGGCATGCCCGGAATGATGTAA
- a CDS encoding co-chaperone GroES, with the protein MATATKTKTKISTKIKPIDDRVVVQPEASEEKTASGIFLPESAKEKPVSGTVIAIGPGKLQDDGNRTPLSVKKGDKVLYGKYAGTEIEIDGVEVKIMRESELLGVVEG; encoded by the coding sequence ATGGCCACTGCCACCAAAACCAAGACCAAAATCTCCACCAAGATCAAGCCCATCGACGACCGCGTCGTGGTCCAGCCCGAGGCCAGTGAAGAGAAGACGGCCAGCGGCATCTTCCTCCCCGAGTCCGCCAAGGAAAAGCCGGTCTCCGGTACCGTCATCGCCATCGGACCCGGCAAGCTCCAGGACGATGGCAACCGTACCCCCCTCAGTGTCAAGAAGGGCGACAAAGTGCTCTACGGCAAGTACGCCGGGACCGAAATCGAGATCGATGGCGTCGAGGTCAAGATCATGCGCGAGAGCGAACTGCTCGGCGTGGTCGAGGGCTAA
- the groL gene encoding chaperonin GroEL (60 kDa chaperone family; promotes refolding of misfolded polypeptides especially under stressful conditions; forms two stacked rings of heptamers to form a barrel-shaped 14mer; ends can be capped by GroES; misfolded proteins enter the barrel where they are refolded when GroES binds): MSKKQMIYGAEAAVELRKGLEKLAAAVKVTMGPTGRNVVMEKSYGGPKVTKDGVSVAKEVEIAEPFQNMGAKMVVEVAKRTSDKAGDGTTTATVLAEAIYNAGLKHVTAGANPIALQRGINAAAEVAGEALTAMATKCKGKDDLKKVATVSANHDIEIGEIIAEAIHKVGADGVVEVEEGKSADTTLDYVEGMQFDKGYLSPYFMTDPGTQECVLEDALILIHEKKISNLPDLLPLLNKVAMAQKPLLIIAEDVENEALAALVVNRLRGILKVAAVKAPGFGDRRKAMLGDIAALTGGTFLSEDLGQQLETVEIDALGSAKRIVIDKDSTTVIEGAGKKKDINQRIDQIRTQIEKTTSDYDREKLQERLAKLSGGVAIIRVGGATETAMKERKDRVDDALAATKAAANEGYVPGGGVALVRTIEAIEAARAKAKGDDKLGYDIIAEAVEVPLRQIVENGGGDGYVVIEKVQEHKGNYGYNAATGEFTDLVKAGIIDPALVPRTALINAASVAGLMLTTNVLVTELKEDDEPVPGAVA; the protein is encoded by the coding sequence ATGTCCAAGAAACAAATGATCTACGGAGCCGAGGCCGCCGTCGAACTCCGCAAAGGCCTTGAAAAACTCGCCGCAGCCGTCAAGGTCACCATGGGACCCACCGGCCGCAACGTGGTGATGGAAAAATCCTACGGCGGACCCAAGGTCACCAAGGACGGCGTCTCCGTCGCTAAGGAAGTCGAGATCGCCGAACCCTTCCAGAACATGGGAGCCAAGATGGTCGTTGAGGTCGCCAAGCGCACCTCCGACAAGGCTGGCGACGGAACCACCACCGCCACTGTGCTCGCCGAAGCCATCTACAACGCCGGTCTCAAGCACGTCACCGCAGGTGCCAACCCCATCGCACTCCAGCGTGGCATCAACGCCGCCGCCGAAGTCGCTGGCGAAGCGCTCACCGCCATGGCCACCAAGTGCAAGGGCAAGGATGACCTCAAGAAGGTCGCCACCGTCTCCGCCAATCACGACATCGAAATCGGTGAGATCATTGCCGAAGCGATCCACAAGGTCGGGGCCGATGGCGTGGTCGAAGTCGAAGAAGGCAAGTCCGCCGATACAACCCTCGACTACGTCGAAGGCATGCAGTTCGACAAAGGCTACCTCTCCCCCTACTTCATGACAGACCCCGGCACCCAGGAATGCGTCCTCGAAGACGCCCTGATCCTCATCCACGAGAAGAAGATCAGCAACCTCCCCGACCTTCTGCCCCTGCTCAACAAGGTCGCGATGGCGCAAAAGCCTCTTCTCATCATCGCCGAAGACGTTGAGAACGAAGCTCTGGCTGCCCTCGTGGTCAACCGCCTCCGCGGCATCCTCAAGGTCGCCGCCGTCAAGGCCCCGGGCTTCGGTGATCGTCGCAAAGCCATGCTCGGCGACATCGCCGCCCTCACCGGCGGAACCTTCCTGAGCGAAGACCTGGGCCAGCAACTCGAGACCGTCGAGATCGACGCCCTTGGCTCGGCCAAGCGAATCGTCATCGACAAGGATTCGACGACCGTCATCGAAGGTGCCGGCAAGAAGAAGGACATCAACCAACGCATCGATCAGATCCGCACCCAGATCGAAAAAACCACCAGTGACTACGACCGCGAAAAGCTCCAGGAGCGGCTCGCCAAGCTCTCCGGCGGCGTCGCCATCATCCGCGTCGGCGGGGCCACCGAGACCGCGATGAAAGAACGCAAAGACCGAGTCGATGACGCTCTCGCCGCAACCAAAGCCGCCGCCAACGAGGGCTACGTCCCGGGCGGCGGAGTCGCTCTCGTCCGCACCATCGAAGCTATCGAAGCCGCCCGCGCCAAGGCCAAGGGCGATGACAAACTCGGCTACGACATCATCGCCGAAGCCGTCGAAGTCCCGCTACGGCAGATCGTCGAAAACGGCGGCGGAGACGGCTACGTCGTCATCGAAAAAGTCCAGGAGCACAAGGGCAACTACGGCTACAACGCGGCCACTGGCGAGTTCACCGATCTCGTCAAGGCCGGCATCATCGACCCCGCTCTGGTCCCACGCACCGCCCTGATCAATGCCGCCTCTGTCGCAGGCCTCATGCTCACGACCAACGTCTTGGTCACCGAGCTGAAGGAAGACGACGAACCAGTCCCCGGCGCGGTTGCCTGA
- the dnaJ gene encoding molecular chaperone DnaJ yields the protein MATDRDYYSVLGLEKSADADTIKRAYRKLAMKHHPDRNPGDAEAEAKFKEAAEAYEVLSDAQKRQRYDQYGHAGLRGTSGHDFNSMRADDIFSIFEDIFGDARAGGRRSRGGQRARRGYDLETEVEISLEDVANGTEREVEFTRQDTCETCTGTGAKPGSSPVTCVTCGGVGQVQQQGFGGMFRIATPCPACRGAGRVIKDACTTCKGSGRQPRHRILSVRIPPGIHDGQAIRVPGEGEPGSQGGPRGDLHVVVRITKHALFDRDDDNLILRMPVSFAQMTLGAEIEVPGLGQEHKTSIKPGTQHGETLRLRGAGLPNLRGGSTGDLIVVLQVEVPRKLTSKQQKLLREYAETEDHDVLPEARGFWDRMREYIGTAKD from the coding sequence ATGGCAACCGATCGCGACTACTACAGCGTGCTTGGCTTAGAGAAGTCGGCCGATGCCGACACCATTAAGCGCGCTTACCGAAAACTCGCGATGAAGCATCACCCAGACCGCAACCCAGGCGACGCCGAGGCCGAAGCCAAGTTCAAAGAAGCCGCCGAAGCCTACGAAGTCCTCTCTGACGCGCAGAAACGACAACGCTACGACCAGTACGGACACGCCGGACTCCGCGGAACCAGCGGGCATGACTTCAACTCCATGCGCGCCGACGACATCTTCTCGATCTTCGAGGATATCTTCGGCGACGCCAGAGCTGGCGGAAGACGCTCTCGAGGTGGGCAGCGCGCCCGCCGAGGATACGACCTCGAAACCGAGGTCGAGATCAGCCTCGAAGACGTCGCAAACGGCACCGAACGTGAAGTCGAGTTCACCCGACAAGACACCTGCGAAACCTGCACCGGCACCGGTGCCAAACCCGGCTCGTCACCAGTCACCTGCGTGACCTGCGGCGGGGTCGGCCAGGTCCAGCAGCAGGGCTTCGGCGGGATGTTCCGCATCGCCACACCCTGCCCCGCTTGCCGTGGCGCCGGCCGCGTCATCAAAGATGCCTGTACCACCTGCAAAGGCTCCGGCCGCCAACCACGACACCGCATCCTGTCCGTTCGCATCCCACCGGGCATCCACGATGGTCAGGCCATCCGCGTCCCAGGCGAAGGCGAGCCCGGCAGCCAGGGCGGGCCCCGTGGCGACCTCCACGTCGTCGTCCGCATCACCAAGCACGCCCTCTTCGATCGTGATGACGACAACCTCATCCTCAGGATGCCCGTGAGCTTCGCGCAGATGACTCTCGGCGCCGAGATCGAAGTCCCCGGCCTCGGCCAGGAACACAAGACCTCCATCAAACCCGGAACCCAGCACGGCGAAACCCTCCGCCTCCGCGGGGCAGGCCTTCCCAATCTCCGAGGCGGCTCCACTGGCGACCTCATCGTCGTGCTCCAGGTCGAAGTCCCCCGAAAACTCACCTCCAAGCAGCAAAAACTCCTCCGCGAGTACGCCGAGACCGAAGACCACGATGTCCTCCCCGAAGCCCGAGGCTTCTGGGACCGCATGCGCGAGTACATTGGAACAGCCAAAGATTAG
- a CDS encoding nucleotide exchange factor GrpE, producing the protein MTDNTPPTDEHNNPDTEQHDDTGLELTPEEPLSELEQLRIERDEFESKFLRAAADYQNYARRAGLNADAAREQAVFDTAKKLVSVMDAFDRALAIDPEKTTITDLLAGVSLVREEFLKTLNSLGVERIEAQPGEPFDPARHEALMRANSDDYEPNHVVQQFQPGYAARGKTVRGAQVSVSA; encoded by the coding sequence ATGACAGACAACACACCCCCCACCGACGAACACAACAACCCCGATACCGAGCAGCACGATGATACGGGCCTGGAACTAACTCCAGAAGAACCCTTGAGTGAACTCGAACAACTCAGAATCGAACGCGACGAGTTCGAGTCCAAGTTCCTCCGCGCTGCCGCTGACTACCAGAACTACGCACGACGCGCAGGGCTCAACGCAGACGCCGCCCGCGAGCAGGCCGTCTTCGACACCGCCAAGAAACTCGTCAGCGTCATGGACGCTTTCGATCGCGCCCTCGCTATCGACCCTGAAAAAACCACCATCACCGACCTCCTCGCCGGTGTCAGCCTCGTCCGCGAAGAGTTCCTCAAAACCCTCAACTCCCTAGGCGTCGAACGCATCGAAGCCCAACCCGGCGAACCCTTTGACCCCGCTCGCCATGAAGCACTCATGCGCGCCAACTCCGACGACTACGAACCCAACCACGTCGTCCAGCAGTTCCAGCCCGGCTACGCTGCCCGCGGCAAAACCGTTCGCGGAGCACAGGTCAGCGTCAGCGCCTGA
- a CDS encoding zinc ribbon domain-containing protein, with product MPTYEYLCQACEHQFDEFQPITAKPLRKCPECGKQKLKRLIGTGAGIIFKGSGFYETDYRSDAYQKSAKAETDAGKPKDEKKADTKPATDAAKTQAKSEKPAAEATKSAEKPTKS from the coding sequence ATGCCGACCTACGAATACCTCTGCCAGGCCTGCGAGCACCAGTTCGATGAGTTCCAGCCCATCACCGCCAAGCCACTCCGCAAATGCCCCGAATGCGGAAAGCAAAAACTCAAACGCCTGATCGGCACCGGCGCTGGCATCATCTTCAAAGGCTCCGGCTTCTACGAAACCGACTACCGCTCCGACGCCTACCAGAAGTCCGCCAAAGCCGAGACTGACGCCGGCAAACCCAAGGACGAGAAGAAAGCCGACACCAAGCCGGCAACCGACGCCGCCAAAACGCAAGCCAAATCCGAGAAACCCGCCGCTGAAGCCACGAAATCAGCCGAAAAACCCACAAAATCATAA